A window from Solanum stenotomum isolate F172 chromosome 5, ASM1918654v1, whole genome shotgun sequence encodes these proteins:
- the LOC125866289 gene encoding uncharacterized protein LOC125866289, with protein MRIRKRFPPPSDPQLNTKNESLPSDLPNLSLPQPSDQPATVTGAKTTTSWVLFGGNNNNPPKIEQKDVEDEDGKLWREKKEIIDSNIDNDHKKELRFLSTTHIGSLIHQPSSSSDLDGRWCEEDHKVIPLKKRSRDNYHHHHHHDTSNINTMKSKTNKKCPQENGNEGEQEHEEHYQRINSDHKVEHVNKKNKRGSVILEGSRCSRVNGRGWRCCQQTLVGYSLCEHHLGKGRLRSMNSTMVRNSMNNKKKKKKVEEKDKESYALINDHEYYGIDDDNNDDEDDKKKMKNKKMKKLGMVKARSLSSLLGQTDNAVAMMIVDNDNKNE; from the exons ATGAGAATAAGGAAACGTTTTCCTCCTCCGTCAGATCCCCAACTAAACACCAAAAATGAATCTCTACCGTCTGATCTTCCAAATCTGAGTCTTCCACAGCCGTCTGATCAACCGGCGACCGTCACCGGAGCTAAAACAACCACCAGCTGGGTTCTCTTTGGTGGCAACAACAATAATCCAccaaaaatagaacaaaag GATGTGGAAGATGAAGATGGGAAATTatggagagagaaaaaagagattATTGATAGTAATATTGACAATGATCACAA GAAAGAATTACGCTTTTTGAGTACAACACACATAGGTTCTTTGATTCATCAACCATCATCATCTTCTGATCTAG ATGGTAGATGGTGTGAAGAAGATCATAAGGTAATtccattgaaaaagagatcaagAGACAACTATCACCACCATCACCATCACGACACAAGTAATATTAACACGATGAAATCGAAGACAAACAAGAAATGTCCACAAGAAAATGGTAACGAGGGGGAGCAAGAACACGAGGAACATTATCAACGAATTAATAGTGATCATAAAGTTGAGCACGTAaacaagaagaacaaaagaGGAAGTGTTATATTAGAGGGATCAAGGTGTAGTCGTGTTAATGGGAGAGGATGGAGATGTTGTCAACAAACCCTTGTGGGATATTCATTGTGTGAACATCATTTGGGTAAAGGAAGACTTAGAAGCATGAATAGTACTATGGTTCGAAACTCGatgaataataagaaaaagaagaagaaagtagaAGAAAAGGATAAGGAATCGTACGCGTTGATAAATGATCATGAATATTAtggtattgatgatgataataatgatgatgaagatgacaagaaaaagatgaagaacaagaagatgaagaagctTGGAATGGTGAAAGCTAGATCTTTGAGTAGTCTACTCGGTCAAACGGACAATGCAGTTGCAATGATGATAgttgataatgataataaaaatgaGTAA